The proteins below come from a single Acidobacteriota bacterium genomic window:
- a CDS encoding penicillin-binding transpeptidase domain-containing protein has protein sequence MSGHPKNAERGLWPPRRRVLAAVAAALLVAGYSAWRVERHVGQARLEFRLAEAATAAEEFASVAEQAPELLGLAARQAAGEGRWREVAALYEEHAEHLPPALLAAAEVELGLNRAVDEETPQPDAEGEAATAPPPEEPPPASAFERRLRRAQEVDASGVQQLLFDRRGRPLGSIGDDRSLTLEPDLPAGLVPIELATHLLPPALQPPGLAAAGPGAMSGAAGARALRLTIDRAWSRAADEALGREEGAIAIVELPSGGVLAAVSNRSRSRRWRSNGDSILDPREPASISKLITTTATMRAGLDPDREIADMTCRGSVLMDGERLYCAAIGGRLKGLSDAMASSCNMAFARLAMDIGDRALVEEYERYGFVIGGRRGEPVPRSAIGVVHEFRHPGKRLGELSIGLEEASITPLGAALFAATLSDGRRHEPSFVLQADGLLGISPRKPAGDGPRQGREVLDPSWLPMLHESMRAVVSPGGTANRVAPKRLRVAMKTGTARDPDKPFHVNYVGFFPSDERQPPRYAFAVRVTGQPTSARVRRAGYAVTFRLLRALDRLVGDEIETASRIPPRLTGATGASK, from the coding sequence ATGAGCGGACACCCGAAGAACGCTGAGCGCGGCCTCTGGCCTCCGCGCCGCCGGGTGTTGGCCGCTGTGGCGGCGGCTCTCCTCGTGGCCGGCTACTCGGCCTGGAGAGTGGAGCGGCACGTCGGCCAGGCGCGGCTGGAGTTCCGGCTGGCGGAAGCGGCGACGGCGGCCGAGGAGTTCGCGAGCGTCGCCGAGCAGGCGCCGGAACTTCTCGGTCTCGCCGCCCGGCAGGCTGCCGGCGAGGGCCGCTGGCGTGAGGTGGCGGCGCTGTACGAGGAGCACGCCGAGCATCTGCCGCCAGCCTTGCTGGCCGCGGCGGAGGTGGAGCTTGGGCTGAACCGCGCGGTCGACGAAGAGACGCCGCAGCCGGACGCCGAGGGAGAGGCGGCAACGGCGCCTCCCCCGGAGGAACCGCCGCCCGCGTCGGCATTCGAACGGCGCCTGCGGCGGGCGCAGGAGGTCGACGCCTCGGGTGTGCAGCAACTGCTCTTCGACCGGCGGGGCCGTCCGCTGGGATCGATCGGCGATGACCGTTCGCTGACGCTGGAGCCGGATCTGCCCGCGGGCCTGGTACCGATCGAGCTGGCGACCCACCTGCTGCCTCCGGCCCTGCAGCCGCCAGGCCTCGCCGCCGCCGGACCTGGGGCGATGAGCGGCGCCGCCGGCGCGCGGGCGCTGCGCCTGACGATCGACCGGGCCTGGAGCCGTGCGGCCGACGAGGCGCTGGGCCGGGAGGAGGGAGCGATCGCGATCGTGGAGTTGCCCTCCGGCGGCGTGCTGGCCGCGGTCAGCAACCGCAGCCGGAGCCGCCGCTGGCGGTCGAACGGCGACAGCATCCTCGATCCGCGGGAACCGGCGTCCATCTCCAAGCTGATCACGACGACCGCGACGATGCGGGCCGGCCTCGACCCCGATCGGGAGATCGCCGACATGACCTGTCGCGGTTCCGTGCTGATGGACGGTGAGCGGCTCTACTGCGCCGCGATCGGCGGGCGGCTCAAGGGGCTCTCCGACGCGATGGCCAGTAGCTGCAACATGGCGTTCGCCAGGCTCGCGATGGACATCGGCGACCGGGCGCTGGTGGAGGAGTACGAACGCTACGGCTTCGTGATCGGCGGCAGAAGGGGCGAGCCGGTGCCGAGGAGCGCGATCGGCGTGGTGCACGAGTTCCGTCACCCGGGCAAGCGGCTCGGCGAGCTGTCCATCGGCCTCGAGGAGGCTTCGATCACCCCGCTGGGGGCGGCCCTTTTCGCAGCCACCCTCTCGGACGGCCGCCGGCACGAGCCGAGCTTCGTGCTCCAGGCGGACGGACTTCTGGGCATCTCGCCGAGGAAGCCGGCCGGCGACGGGCCGCGCCAGGGCCGCGAGGTGCTCGACCCGTCCTGGCTGCCGATGCTGCACGAGTCGATGCGCGCCGTCGTGTCGCCGGGCGGCACGGCGAACCGGGTGGCGCCGAAGCGCCTCCGCGTGGCGATGAAGACGGGTACGGCGCGCGATCCGGACAAGCCGTTCCACGTGAACTATGTCGGTTTCTTCCCGTCCGACGAGCGGCAGCCGCCCCGGTACGCCTTCGCGGTACGGGTGACCGGTCAACCGACGTCGGCGCGGGTTCGACGCGCGGGTTACGCGGTCACCTTCCGTCTCCTGCGGGCGCTCGACCGGCTGGTCGGCGACGAGATCGAGACGGCGTCCCGGATTCCGCCGCGGCTGACCGGGGCGACCGGGGCGAGCAAGTGA
- a CDS encoding TraB/GumN family protein yields the protein MTSEAEAQPTAAELPASVQRLELEDREVFLVGTAHVSPQSVRDTNETIEAIEPDTVCVELCEARYQNLENQESWRKLDIFQVLREGKAALLLSSFLMHSFQRRIAQRFGIEPGAEMRAAIAQARDRGARLELIDRDIQISLKRTWASLGFWQRAKVMTQLTGSVFVGDDLKEEDIEKLRDSANLTDLMSALAEALPSVKGALIDERDAYMAEKLRQSAGPRTVAVVGAGHLPGITGLADSNCDLEELEHVPDPPVWPRVVAWLVPILIVALFAYGLVWGDRERTVESVYIWIGLNGGLAALGAAIALAHPVTILAAFAAAPLTSLNPLMAAGWVAGLVQALLRKPLVADMENLADSLGSVRGFWSNRLTRILLVVVLCNLGSVLATFVAGAWITARTL from the coding sequence ATGACCTCTGAAGCCGAAGCCCAGCCGACCGCAGCCGAGCTACCTGCCTCGGTCCAGCGTCTCGAGCTCGAAGACCGCGAGGTCTTCCTGGTCGGCACGGCCCACGTCTCGCCCCAGAGCGTTCGCGACACGAACGAGACGATCGAGGCGATCGAGCCCGACACCGTCTGCGTCGAGCTCTGCGAAGCCCGCTACCAGAACCTGGAAAACCAGGAATCCTGGCGCAAGCTCGACATCTTCCAGGTGCTGCGCGAGGGCAAGGCGGCGCTCCTGCTGAGCTCCTTCCTCATGCACTCCTTCCAGCGCCGCATCGCGCAGCGCTTCGGTATCGAACCCGGCGCCGAGATGCGGGCCGCGATCGCCCAGGCGAGGGACCGCGGCGCCCGCCTGGAGCTGATCGACCGCGACATCCAGATCTCGCTCAAGCGGACCTGGGCTTCGCTCGGCTTCTGGCAACGGGCGAAGGTGATGACCCAGTTGACCGGCAGCGTCTTCGTCGGCGACGACCTGAAGGAAGAGGACATCGAGAAGCTGCGCGACAGCGCCAATCTCACGGACCTGATGAGCGCCCTCGCAGAGGCCCTGCCCAGCGTCAAGGGCGCGCTGATCGACGAGCGCGACGCCTACATGGCCGAGAAGCTCCGCCAGTCGGCCGGTCCGCGGACCGTGGCCGTCGTCGGCGCCGGACACTTGCCCGGCATCACCGGCCTCGCGGACTCCAACTGCGACCTCGAGGAGCTCGAGCATGTGCCCGACCCGCCGGTGTGGCCCCGCGTCGTCGCCTGGCTCGTGCCGATCCTCATCGTCGCTCTCTTCGCCTACGGCCTCGTCTGGGGCGACCGGGAGCGCACCGTCGAGTCGGTGTACATCTGGATTGGGCTGAACGGCGGTCTGGCCGCCCTCGGCGCCGCCATCGCACTCGCCCACCCGGTCACGATCCTCGCCGCGTTCGCCGCCGCGCCACTGACCAGCCTGAACCCGCTGATGGCGGCCGGCTGGGTCGCCGGACTGGTCCAGGCCCTGCTTCGCAAGCCTCTCGTTGCCGACATGGAGAACCTGGCCGACAGCCTGGGTTCGGTCCGCGGCTTCTGGAGCAACCGACTCACCCGCATCCTCCTGGTCGTCGTCCTGTGCAACCTGGGCAGCGTGCTGGCTACCTTCGTCGCCGGCGCGTGGATCACCGCGAGGACACTCTGA
- a CDS encoding sulfatase-like hydrolase/transferase, with protein MATTTRCSRIMAVFAAAALAWACGAPEADAPAADTGSGPPNIVLILADDLGYADIGIYGSEIISTPHIDALAASGVLFTDGYVSHPVCSPSRAGLMTGRYQQRHGWEFNPAGRDVNAGMSLGESTLADRLKGLGYRTGMVGKWHLGHQDPHHPMSRGFDEYFGVLEGGSIFIDSSLPGVEYGSRRGEEGPTERRNKVLRGFEEEKVERYLTDVFTDEAVEFIERSAAGDEPFFLYLSHTTPHTPLQATAEYLEGYRHIEDQRTRVYAAMVASLDESVRRVVETLKAQGVYENTLIAFASDNGCAGYIGNACSNGPLFGFKRYHHEGGVRIPFIVSWPAEVEGGQEFSHPVITLDYVATFTAAAGEEAETEDSVNLLPYMTGEADGVPHEYLYWRAGASLAIRDAQYKLIKLNRTDFRPDNLRGDGRLQPPEDGWPTDSPHGQLTLLYDLDADVGELNNLAAEQPDVVARLEAELDSWRGTLLSESILPGVRSTITQIDGEWVQLVF; from the coding sequence ATGGCGACGACGACCCGATGCTCCAGGATCATGGCGGTGTTCGCGGCCGCGGCACTTGCCTGGGCCTGCGGCGCGCCCGAAGCCGACGCCCCTGCCGCGGACACGGGCTCCGGCCCGCCGAACATCGTCCTGATCCTCGCCGACGATCTCGGCTACGCCGACATCGGCATCTACGGCAGCGAGATCATCTCCACTCCGCATATCGACGCGCTGGCCGCGAGCGGCGTACTGTTCACCGACGGCTACGTCAGCCACCCGGTGTGTAGCCCGTCGCGGGCGGGCCTGATGACCGGGCGTTACCAGCAGCGCCACGGCTGGGAGTTCAACCCGGCCGGCCGCGATGTGAACGCCGGCATGAGCCTCGGCGAGTCGACCCTCGCCGACCGTCTGAAGGGGCTCGGGTACCGGACCGGCATGGTCGGCAAGTGGCATCTCGGCCACCAGGATCCCCACCACCCGATGAGCCGCGGCTTCGACGAGTACTTCGGTGTGCTCGAAGGCGGCAGCATCTTCATCGACTCCAGCCTGCCCGGCGTGGAGTACGGCTCGCGTCGCGGCGAAGAGGGGCCGACGGAGCGCCGGAACAAGGTCCTGCGCGGATTCGAGGAGGAGAAGGTCGAGCGTTATCTCACGGACGTCTTCACCGACGAGGCGGTCGAGTTCATCGAGCGCAGTGCGGCCGGGGACGAGCCGTTCTTCCTCTACCTCAGCCACACCACGCCGCACACCCCGCTGCAGGCGACGGCCGAGTACCTCGAGGGGTACCGCCACATCGAGGATCAGCGGACGCGGGTCTACGCGGCGATGGTCGCTTCGCTCGACGAGAGCGTGCGGCGGGTGGTCGAGACGCTGAAGGCTCAGGGCGTGTACGAGAACACGCTGATCGCCTTCGCCAGCGACAACGGCTGCGCCGGCTACATCGGCAACGCCTGCTCGAACGGTCCGCTGTTCGGTTTCAAGCGCTACCACCACGAGGGCGGCGTCCGGATCCCGTTCATCGTGAGCTGGCCGGCAGAGGTCGAAGGCGGGCAGGAGTTCAGCCATCCGGTGATCACGCTCGACTACGTAGCGACCTTCACCGCAGCCGCGGGCGAAGAGGCGGAAACGGAAGACAGCGTGAACCTGCTGCCGTACATGACGGGAGAAGCCGACGGCGTGCCCCACGAGTACCTCTACTGGCGGGCCGGCGCGAGCCTCGCGATCCGGGACGCGCAGTACAAGCTGATCAAGCTGAACCGGACGGACTTCCGGCCCGACAACCTGCGCGGGGACGGCCGCCTGCAGCCGCCGGAAGACGGCTGGCCGACCGATTCGCCTCACGGCCAGCTCACCCTGCTCTACGACCTCGACGCGGACGTCGGCGAACTGAACAACCTGGCCGCTGAGCAGCCGGACGTCGTCGCGCGGCTGGAGGCCGAGCTCGATTCCTGGCGCGGCACGCTGCTCTCCGAGTCGATCCTGCCGGGAGTGCGCTCGACGATCACCCAGATCGATGGAGAGTGGGTGCAGTTGGTATTCTGA